One window of the Cryptomeria japonica chromosome 7, Sugi_1.0, whole genome shotgun sequence genome contains the following:
- the LOC131074584 gene encoding uncharacterized protein LOC131074584 isoform X1 — MAFEMRAAFAICLALFSLRSVMVMGEGGVECEKLPVEMCAFSVSSSGARCVLEKKYTFVPSTHESSVEYQCQSSGVMAEKMMEWIESEECLQSCGLQRMSVGMSTDDLSAYSDFTSKLCSDKCQNSCPNIVNLYLNLAAGEGIYLPHLCEAHKTRSRRMMFESVAPGPTVKTFSLAGVAPAPY; from the exons ATGGCTTTTGAAATGAGAGCTGCATTCGCCATCTGTTTGGCGCTTTTCAGCTTGCGAAGCGTTATGGTGATGG GTGAAGgaggtgtggaatgtgaaaaacTGCCAGTAGAGATGTGTGCTTTCTCTGTTTCATCGTCCGGAGCTCGTTGTGTGCTGGAGAAGAAATACACTTTCGTCCCCTCCACACACGAATCTTCAGTAGAATACCAGTGCCAG TCATCGGGCGTAATGGCGGAGAAGATGATGGAATGGATTGAGAGTGAGGAGTGCCTTCAAAGCTGTGGTTTGCAGAGAATGAGTGTGGGTATGTCCACTGACGATCTCTCCGCATATTCTGATTTCACCTCTAAATTGTGCTCAGACAAGTGCCAAAACAGCTGCCCCAACATTGTGAATCTGTACCTCAATCTGGCTGCAGGAGAAG GAATATATTTACCTCACCTGTGCGAAGCTCACAAAACACGAAGCAGGAGAATGATGTTCGAGAGTGTTGCACCTGGGCCAACTGTGAAGACCTTTTCCCTTGCTGGAGTTGCCCCTGCACCCTACTAG